Within Eggerthella timonensis, the genomic segment ACGTGAGGCCGATGGCGAACAGGCCGTCGATGGGTTGGCGATCCTTGGTCAGCACGCGGCACTCGGTGTCCACCAGCAGGCCGCCCGCGGTGCACAGGCCGTCGGCGAACTCCTTCGTGGCGTAGTAGGGCGGCGTGTCGATGGTCATCATCATTTCGCCGGGGAAGTTGAAGTCCTCATCCTTGCCGGCGGCAGCCATCTCGTTCCAGCGCTCGATGGTGGCCGTGAACTGGTCCTCGGGCACCTCCATGAGCTTCGCCAGCTCCTCCAGCGTGTCGGCCTTGAGGGCCTTCTCGCTCATGGCGGCCGCGGTCCACACTTCCTTCGGGCCGTAACACGACGAGCTGGGCGTCCAGATCTTGTCGATCTTCTCGCCGATGGCGCTGTCCACCACGTAGAAGTCGTACGTGCCCGGCTGCGCCTGGATGGCCAGCGCCAAGTGGCCGTACGGCTCGTACTCAGGCGTGAAGCGCTTGCCCAGCTTGTTCACGCGCAGATACGGCATGAGTTGCTCGGGGTCCAGCATGATGGCGTGCGGGAACTCGTCCTCGGCGGCGCCCACCGCCAGGCCCATCTGATGTCCGTCGCCCGTGTTGCCGAACGCGCCCGTCAGCCAGCTGCCCGGCACGCCGCGCGGGCGGCAGCGCTCCTTGAGCATCTGCTGGTTGAACTCGTACCCGCCGGTTGCCAACACCACGCCCTTCGCGCAGTTGTACTGCTCAAAGCCCTGGTCGCTCTGCACGATGACGCCCGTCACCTTGCCCGAATCGTCGGTGACCAGCTGGCAGGCGGGGCAGCTGTAGCGGATCTCCACGCCGGCCTGCTCGAGGATGCCGGCGAGGATGCCCGCCAGCTCGCCCGGAGGGTAGGGCAGGTTGAGCGACGTGTTCCACGAGCGCGACAGCGACGTCTTGTCCCATTCGTCGCGGAAATCGGGGAAGTCGCCCGCGGCGAACGTCAGCGGGTAGTCGTCGGGGTTCTGGTTGTCGAAGTGGCTGATGTACCAGTCCACGGCTTCGCCGTTCTTCTCAAGCCAGTGGCGGTACAGCTCCATGTCGCCTTGGAAGGCGCAATCCACCATGGCGTCGCTGATCCAGGCGTCGGTGTCGTACGTCATGCCCCAATGCTCGTGCAGCTTGGAGTTCGTGCCGCCGATGGTGGCGGAGTTGTAGTTGCCGGTGGTCTGCTTCTCCACGGCCACCGTCTTGAGGCCCTGCTCGGCGCAGGCCAGCGCCGCTGCGTCGCCGGCGGGGCCGAGGCCGCACACCACCACGTCCACGTCGTGCGTGGCTACGATGTCGTTCGCGGCGATGGGCTCGGCCACGAAGGCGATCTTGCCCTCGCCGGCGGCGCCCACCTCCACCTCTTCCACCACGGGCCACACGGCTTGGGCGGGGTCGGTGGTCTGCATGACGCCCGCCGGGGCGCTGCCGGATGCCGAGGCGCCGGATGCGGTTGCCGCCGTCGCGGAGTCGCTTGCGGCGGTCTGCGGCGCGCAGCCGGCGAGCCCCGCGAAGGCGGCGAGGCCGGCGGTTGCGGCCGCTCCCGTCAGAAACGAGCGGCGGCTGAGACGGTTGGACGTGTTCTTGTCAGGCTGGTTCATGAGATCCTCCCTTGTTCGCTTGAAGCCGCGACTGAGGCCGACATGCTCGGCCTTGTGCCCCGTCATGCTTCTCGGCACGGCTTCCTTGTGTTGCAGCATGGCAAACGACGGGTCGAACCGCATCTGACGAAACGGTAGATTTTTGCGTTTTCCCAGGTGAGCATCGTTCGTTGTCGCGGCTTGGCGAGCGCGCATGCGGTAGGATACCCAGAAGCGACCTGATGGGCATGCGCGAGATTGGGGAGGGGGCGCATGATGCGCGCGAACAACGTGAGGGTGGTTTTAGGCTCGGCGCTCTTGTGGGCGTGGGGGTTTCTCTGCTTTCTCAGCCCGGCGCTGTTTCCCGAGCGCGGCGGCCTCGATGCGAGCATCGGCTTGGAATACGGGTTCTTCGCGTCGCAGGCTTCGGTGCTGGTATGCGCGCTCGTCGTGGTGCTCGCGTCGCGCTGGCGGCGCTTCATCGTGAAGCGCGGGGCGTTCTTCGTTGCGGCGCTGCTGGCTGCGCTGACCACGCTCGTGCTGGCGTGGGCGGTGCGCGCGGGTGCGCTGGCCGTGATCGTGGCCTGCGGGGCGATTGACGGCGGAGCGGTCATGCTGCTGGGCGTGGCGTGGGGCGCCCGTTACTCGCTGGGCTCTCGGCGCATGCGCTCGCTCGTGGTGCTGTCGTTTTTGGTGGCGTACCTGTTGTACCTCGTAGTGGCGCAGATCCCCGGTTCGGCGAGCATCGCGCTCGTCTGCGTGCTGCCCCTGGCGTCCTGGGCCCTGTGGCGCAGCGACGCGGCCATGCGCCACGAGCTGTCGTCGGAGGTGTTCCCCTCGCGCGCGATGGGAGACGAGGCCGAGACGCCCGGCGAGTTGATGGCGGGCTCGTGGGAGGCTCGCGTGCTTCCGTGGCGCGCCGTCAGCGTGCTGATCGCGGCCGCGTTCATCGGCAATCTCATGGCGTCGGTGCTGATGGGGCGCTCGTATGCGGGTGTGGACAGCCTGTTCTTCGGCGGTATCGTGGTGTGCGCGAGCATCGCGACCATGGTGCTCGTGCCCCTGACCGCGCGTCGCACGTCGTTTTCGGTTGACGGCGTGTACCGTATCACCGTCACATTCACGGCGGTGGGGCTCGTGGCCATCATGGTATTCGGGACGGCGGCTGTTCCCGTGGGTGGCGCGCTCGTGCAGGGCAGCGCGTTTTTCCTCCAGGTGCTCGTGTTCCTCGTCATCACGCAGAGCACGCAGGAGCTGGGATTGTCGCCGCTACTGTCGTTCAGCGTGGGGCAAGGGCTCATCTCGGGCGTGGTGTTCGCCGGCAACGTGGTGGGCAAGCAAGTGTACGCTCTGTTCGGCTCCGGCGATTTCGTGATGGACGTGATGTGCGGCCTGGGCCTGCTGGCGTTGTTCTTCATGCTGGTGCGCCGCGCGGGCGAAGCGGAATCGGCAGGCGAGCGCTCCTCGGCCGACTCGCCGGCGCCCGTCGAGCCCTCGGGCGACCCGGGCGAGCCCGTGGCCGCCGACCCGGAGTCCGTCGTGCTCGAGCGCGCAGCGCGCTTCGCGCAGAGCCACGGCCTGACGAAGCGCGAGGCCGAGGTGCTGGGCTACCTGGCGCGCGGCCGGACGCTTCCCTACATCGCCGACGCCCTGTTCGTGACTACCGGCACGGTGAAGACCCACACCACCCACATCTACCGCAAGCTCGACGTGAACTCCCGCCAAGAGCTCCTCGACCAGCTGGACGCGTTCGGGTAGGGGCTGGCCCTTGCGGGCTGCGGCGCTTCCCTCTATACTGTAGTACATGTACTACATACGAAGGAGGTGCCATGGAGTCGGTTATGACCGTGCGGTTGAACGGCGACATGAAGGATCGGGCCACCGCGATCATGCGACGCGAAGGCTACACTCCGTCCTCGGCTGTCAGGCGTTTGTTCGAATACACCGTGAAGCACGACGGCCTTCCGTTCGAGAAAAGCGAGAAGCCCGACAAGGACGAGCTGCGCCGTCGCATCGAAGCGTTCGATCGGGTGCATACGAAGCGCCCCCTGACGATAACCGACGAAGAGCTGCGAGACGCGCGTTTGAAGGATCGCTATGGACTTGATGCTTGATACCAGCATCATCCTCGATCATATCGGCCGGCGCGAACCGTTCTACGAGCTGTCTCGCCGCGCGTGCCTGCTGGGCGTGGTGCAGGAAGCGTCCACCTACATCAGCGTAAACATGCTGACCGATATCTACTACCTGCTGCGCAAAGACTACGGCAGCGACGCCGCTCAGGAGATGATCGAGCAAAACCTGTCGTTCCTCCAGGTCGTAGGAGTATCGCCGGAGGATGCAAAGCGTGCTCTCGGCTCGCGCTGGGCGGATTTCGAGGATTGCCTCGTCGCCCAGTGCGCCGCGAAAATCAAGGCGGACTACATCGTCACGCGCAACGTCAAGGACTTCAAAGCCTCGCCCGTCGAAGCGATCACCCCCGAAGAGCTGTTCGCCCGCCTCCGCGTGCAAGGCTTCGACTACGAGGAAATCGACTGGTAGTACGGTTCGAAGATGCCTCGCGCGGCGGGAGGGGCCGGCGGGGCCTAGGCTTGAAACGCGCCGGAGCCGAGGGAGGGAGGATGGCTCCGGCGCGTTCTGGGAAGAGCGCGGCCGGCAGGCGCGAACGCGTGTCGGCCGCCGAGAAGTCGGTTATGCCTCGGCGAGGTCCTTGCCCAGCATGTAGGCGAAGGTGTTGCAGTTCATGCCCAGGTTGTGTCCGCAGATGGCGAAGTTGTAGCAGTTCGCGTAGCTGTCGCCCACCATGATGCCCAGGTTGTACAGGCCCTCGATCGGCTCGTTCTGCTCGTCGCATACTTGCATGTTCTCGTTGGTGCGCAGGCCGCCCGTCACGCAGAGGAAGTTGGCGGGGCTCATCTCGAGCTTGCAACCGTAGAACGGTCCTTCCTTGATGGGTGCGAGGAGCGTCGCGCTTTTGTGGAAGTCGTCATCGTACTTGGCTTCGCACAGCTCGTTGTAACGATCGACCGACTTCTTCGCGTTCTCGGGGTCGAGCCCGTCGAGTTGCGCGATGACCTCCTCGATCGTGTCGCCCTTGACGAACGTCCCCTTCTCCACGTTGCTGTCCCATGAGGCGAGGTATTCCTCAGGCGTGGTCGCGTTCTTGCCCTCGTTCTCCACGATGGTGGTGCCGAACGTTTCCCACGTGTCGAACCAGTTCGCGTAGGCGGTATCCCAGATGCCGTAGCGCGTCATATCGGGCTGCATCATCATGGCGTAGGTGCCGTAGGAGAAGATGACGTCTTCGTTCGAATAGCGCTCGCCCTTCTTGTTGAGCAGCAATCCCGAGAAATCGGCGATGGATTGACGGTAGGGCATGGGGCCCACGGCGTCGATCATCGGCGCGTTCGGGAGCGTTTGCTGCCAGGCGGCGCCTACCCACAGCCCCATCTTCTGGCCGTCGCCCGGTCCGAGACCGCCGAACTGGAACATGGCGTCGTAATCGACCTCGTTGTACTGCAAAAGCGGTGCGACCCAGGAGCAGTACTTCGCCATCATGTCCTGGTTGGCGGAGAAGTCGCCCGTTGCCAGCACGATGGCCTTCTTGCCAACGTACTTCACGAAGTTTCCGTCGGGGTCCTTGGCGACGATGGCGGAAACGCGCCCGGTGTTGTCGTCCTCGCGGATGAGGTACTGGCCGATGGCGCTGTAGTGGATCTGGCCGCCCTGCTCCTTGATCTTTTCCTCGTACATGGCGATGACGAGGTTCTCGCCCGTGGCCGCGCCCGATTCCTTGCCGTCGGTTTGCTCCACCCAGTTATGGGAGCCGGGGTGCGCGGTGAACACGCCCTCGGTATCGGTGTAGCCGATCTCCATCGTGGTGGTGTAGCCCTTCGCCTCCATGAGGTCGATGAGCCAGTTCATGGTGGAGGCGCTGTTGTTGATCCACTTGTACCACTTCTTTTGATCGACGCGGTAGCCGTTGCGCGCCAGCTCCTGGCGGATGAAGCCGTCGATGGTGTCCTTCGTGTAGTCGGTGATGCCCAAGCGCTCGTGGAATTTCGTGCCGATGCCGTGGTTGGAGCCGCCGCGCGCAACCGGCTGGGAGCTGGCGGCGAACAGGATCACGTCGGCTCCCTCTTCCGTAGCGGACGCTGCGCAGGCCAAACCGGAGACGCCTGCGCCTACAACGATGATGTCGGCTTCGTAAGTTTGCGTGATCTCGCTGTCGGCCACGGGCTCGGGCGCGATCTCGAACGACCAGGTTCCCTTGTTGATGGCTTCGGCGCTCAACTGTCCTGCGTTGCCGGACCCCGCCGATGCGTTCGATGCGGCATCGCTCGAGCCGCCCCCGTTTGCCGCGCAGCCCGCCAATCCGAATGCGGCGGTGCCCGCACCTGCAAGCATCGCGCCCTTGAGGAAGCTGCGGCGATCGAACGCCGTTCCCTTGGTGATCATACGGTCCTCCTTACCCCGAGCATGCGGTATTGCATGCTTGTTCAACGGTTCGCAGTCTACGAACATCCCGTTGGCAAACCTCACATGGCATGGGTGAATTTCGCCGTTTTCACCCATGGGAAGGGATGGGGAGGGTATGGTGGCATCATGGGAAGAGCATCGGGGAGGGTGCCATGTTGCGGAAGATCTCGCGCGCGTTCGACGCATACAGCGTCGGGTTCGCCATCTACCTGGTTTTGAGCTCCACGTCGGCATGGGGATTGCTGCATATCGCATCCATGACGTCGCTCTCGTTCAGCGGCATGAGCGGCGGCGAGACTGCGCGGTCGATCGGCTACATCGGCATACTGCTCGCTTTCGGGTTGGGATGCCTCTATTTCCCCTCGCAATGCAAACGCGACACTACCTACCATTCCACGGTGTGCCTCGTGTTGGGATACGCGGGCCTGTTCGCGACGGTATTCGTGCAGAACGCGGCACTGCAGAACCTTTCCGCGTTCCTCGTCGGGGCGGGGTCTTCGCTGTCCTTCGTGATGTGGCAGCGCTTGTTCGCCGAACAGGATGCGGACGATGCGGCGCGACGGATCATCGCCGGGTCCGCTTTGTCGGCGGTGTTCTACCTTATCGTGACGTGCGTCGCCTCGTATTGGCTGTACGCGATCGTAGTGTTTTGCGTCGTCGCACTCAATGCGCTGTTTTTGCGGCGGTGCCGCGGCGACGTGTTCCGGCGGGTGTCTTCGGGAATAGTCGTCGGGCAGAGCGGCGGCACCACGCTCACGAACATCGTGTCCAGCACATGGCGCTACATGCTGTGCATCGCCGCCATCGGATATGTCGGCGGGGTGTCGCGCATGTTCGCCCAGCAAAGCGGCGGCGATTCGGCTGTCTTGAACGTGACGCTCGCCTTGGGCATGCTGGTGGCGGCCGGCGGCCTGGCCTTGGTCTGGGACAAGGTGCGCGGCCGCCTTTCGTTTCCGGCGGTGTACACGGCGGTGTTTCTCGCGGTGATGACCGGTTTCCTGTTCCTGCCGTTCTTCGACGCAGGCTACCGCATGCTGTTCGCCGGCGTGGCGAACGCGGCGTTCTCGCTCGTGTCCATCTTCATGATGATCACCTGCATCAAGATCGCCCATTTGCGGCAAGTGGATCCGATCGCGGTGTTCGGGGTGTTCTCGAGCATCGTATACGGCGGGGTGCTGATCGGCCGCGCGGTGGGCGACGCTTTGGGGCAGACGTACGACGTGTCGCAGATTCTCGTCATCGCGCTCATGTCGACCTACATGCTGTCGTTCGCGGGGGTCGTGGTCAACATGCGACGCAAGGGTAAGGTCGATCGGGCGTTCGATCCCATCGGCGGGACGGCGGATTCTGAGCCTGAAGGGAATGCGTCCTCCGATGAGGACGGTACGGCGGTGCGCGCATCCGACGACCGTCCCGCGCCCCGTCCCCTCGTGCGCAACGTCATCGTGGCGCAGGATATGGTTCCCGTGTACAGCCGGCTGCTGAAGAAGACTTACGGGCTGTCCAATCGCGAGACCGACGTGCTCGAGCTGATCATGCGCGGCCGCGATGTGGCGCGCATGTCGGAGACGTTGTTCGTGTCGGAGAACACCGTGCGCTCGCACTGCAAGAACCTGTATCGGAAGCTCGATGTCCACAATCGTCAGCAGGTGTTCGACTTGGTTGAGGAGTTCAGGAAGAGAGAGGAATACGATGGCGATTGAGATGAAACGCCTGGAAGGGGTCGCGCGCATATTCGACGACCGCTGCGCGCCCGTGAGGGGGGCGCAGCGCCTGCTGCGTAAGGGGCCGTACCGCCTCTACGTCGAGGCGGGCTTCGTCCCGTTCGACGACTATGCCTTCGAGGGGCGGTTCCTTCTGCTGGGGTCGGTGTGCAATGTGGAGGCCCCCACCGGATGCTTGCAGGTGACGGAAGCGCGTGGGAAGTTCTCGGCGACCGATCTGTACCACGTGATCGCGTGCGACGATGACGACGACACCGTCTATCTGCGGCACGTGCTATCGCGCATCCCGGCATCCGCGCATGCGGACATGAGCGGGCAGACCGTGCGCCTCACGGAGAACAGCTTGCGGCATATTCCCGTGCCATGGCCTGAGGCGGACGTTCGCCGCGCGGTGGCGCGGTACTTGGACGAGTGCGAAGCGCGCTGCCGCGAGAGCGCGGCGCGCTGTCGGCGCCTGTTCGAGAAGGGAGTCGCAGTCTACCGCGAAGCCGCCGAGCGTTCGTCGCGGACGATGGAGCTGAGAAGCGCCTGCGCGATGCGCGAGGGCTCGCTCCTTCCGGCCGACAAGCGCAGCGCTCAGGGCGCGTTGCCGGCCGTATCGTCGCAGGGCGTTATGGCGCGTACGGACGAGGAAGGCGTGCGGGAGCCGTGCATCGTCGTGGGGCAGGCGGGGCAGTACCTTGTGGCGTGCATGATGGCCGAAGGCGCGTACCCGTTGGCTGACACGGTGGCCTTGACGACGGACGCGTCTGCCCCGCTGACGGTGGATGCGCTCGTGTTCGCGCTCGCCTCGCTGGGCATCCGTCCGCGCTTGCGCGTGGCCGATCGTGCGGTTGAGGCGCTGGCGCTTCCGCTCGAGAGCCTTGGCTCGTTGGAGATTTCCCTGATCGGGGAGGACGAGCGGGATGAACGGTACGCCGAGATGCGGGCGATTCTCAGCGAGGTCGAAGAGGGCGAGCGCGCGGTGCGGGAGGCGCGCGCCGCCGCCGCAACGCTGGTCGACGACTTGCTTGCTGGGCGCGAAGAGGCGATCAAGCGCTTTGCCGGGCCGACGACGTACGAGGCGCTGGAGGCGCTCGTGCAGGATGTCCGGTCGGATCTCGCCCATGCGGAAGGCGCGGCCGCGTCGTTGTTCGACGCGGCATGGGAGGTGCTGCCGGTACTGTTCGTGCGCCTGGTCGACGACGGTGAGGCCTGGGCGCGCGTCCTCGCAGCCGAGGACGCGCTGGCGCAGGTCGATGCGGAGCTCGAGCGTTTCGCTGCCGAGGACGAGGGGCTGTCGTTCCTGAGCGATCTCGCTTTGAGCGCGTCGTCGTTGGACGCCTCGTCGCAGCGGCGCATGATCGAGCGGGTGCGCGATCTGCGGATCGACCGCGAGGGCGGGACGCTGCTTCGTTGGCTCGCTCTGGGAAACGAGCCTGAGCCGGACGCGCCGTGCCCCGCTTCCCTCAGCGACCTCCTTGCGCGCATCGCGCTCGCGTTCAACCCTTCTGCCGCGCAAGCGTACGACCCGCACCTGGGTGCTGGCGATGCGCTGGCGGCGTTGCGACGCCTCGCCCCCGCAGCGCGCTGCGGGGGCCAGACCGCCCGCTTCTCCGATGCGCTCGCGGCGAAGCTGGCTGCGCGCTGTGAAGGATGGTCCTTCGGCGACGGCGCGCTGGCCGTGGGCTCCGCGTTGACCGAGGACGCGCATGCGGGTGAGCTTGCCGACACGGTGGTGTCGGTGCTGCCTCCCAACCAGGGGGAATGGACCGACCATGCGCCCGACCCCGGCGATGCGCGCTGGAAGTTCGGCGTTCCTCCGCGGAACAAATCGAACCTCGCATGGGTGCAGCAGGCGTTTGCCCATCGGGCTCCGGACGGCATCGCCGTGCTGGCGGCGAGCAATGCCGTGCTGCACGAATCGAGGGGCTGCGAGCCTCAGGTGCGCGCCGCCATGATCGGATCGGGATGCGTCCGCGCGGTCGTGTCCCTGCCCGGGGGCCTGTTCGATGACGGAAGGGCTCCGCTCAGCATCATCGTCCTGGGAGACGAGCGCGCGACGCCGTTCGAGACGCTGTTCGTCAATGCGCTGGAATGCGGCGTGCCGAGCGGATCGACGGCGGCACGCGAGCTTTCGATGGGGGCGCGCGACCGTGTCGTGTCGACCGTGGAGCGGTGGGTTGCGACCGGTTCGTGCGCGCACGTTCCCGGGTTCGCTCGCAGCGTGCCGATGGGCGAGGTTGCCGCCTTGGGCGATCTGACTCCCTGGTCGTACGTGTGACATCGAGAAGCCCCGTGCGGCGGGAGGGGGCCGGCGGGGCTTGGTGCTCGAGGCTCGGGGCTCGCTTGGGCGTGCCCCGAGCCTACGGGGAGGGCTACTTCGCGGAAGCCGTCACGGTATTGACGCGCTCGGCCTCGGGCATCATGGCGCTGACGATCTCGAGATCGGCGATCTCCTTCTCGGCGTCTCCTCCTGCGGCGTTGATGCCGGCGATGCGACCGAACGTCAGGCAGCGGCCGTGGTTCGTGCCGGGGCAGATGGTGGGGTAATCGTTCGAGAAGTACTCGCCGCCCGCGGCGCCGCACACGTACAGGCCCTCGATGGGGTTGTTCTCCTCGTCGAGGATGTGGCACGCCGTGTCCTGGCGCAGGCCGCCCGAGGCGGCAAGCAGCGTGGAGACCAGCTGACCGGCGAAGTACGGCGGCGTGTCGATAGGCCACAGGATCTCAGGACGCTTGCCGAAGTCATCGTCGTTGCCTTTGGCGGCCAGCTCGTTGTAGCGTGCGACGGTAGCCTTCAGCCCTTCGGCGTCGATGCCCGCCTTCTCGGCCAGTTCGTCCAGCGTGTCGGCCTGGAACAGCAGCCCCTGGTCGATCTTCGCCTGACGCAGTTTCAGCTCCACGTCCATGTCGAACGGCACGCCGAAGCGACGGTACTGCTGGTCAGACGAGATGCCGCCCGAGATGCCGTCGTTGCACGACTGAGCGAACGATTCAAGCGAGTTCGCATCGTAGATGGTGAACGCCTTGCCTTCAGGCTGGTACGATTTCACGCACGATTTCGACTGCGTGTTCACGTCCTCGTTCATGAAACGCTGCCCGTTCTTGTTCACGTGCAGGAAGTTATAGCTTTGGGCACCGGATTCCAGGTGGATGGTAGCGCAGTGCGGCTCGGAAGGCTGCATGGCGCCGCCGATCCACATGGCCTGCTTGTGCAGGTCGCCGGTGGAGATGCCGAAAGGGATGTACAGGCGGCTGTCGGCGTGCCAGGTGAAGGGCTGGTAACGCGTGCGCATCTCGTCGTCATCCAGGTAGTCGCCCGTGGCCACGATCACGGACTTCGCGTTGATTTGCTTGTACGAACCCTCCGCGCCCACAATGGCACCCGTAACGGGTCCGTTTCCGTCGCGCAGCAAGCGAGCGCACGGCGTTTCGTAGCGGTACTCCACGCCCAGCTTCTCTCCCTGTTCGATAACCGCGGGGATGAGCACGGCCATCCCAAGGCCCTTGGACACGCCGTCGAGGTACACGAAGTCGGTGGTGTCATCGTAGAAGAAGTGCGTGATGGGCTCCTCGGTGTAGTCGGGGCCCTTGTAGTAGCCGGCCCACAGCGTGGGCTGCAAGCCCGACTCGGCCACGAGGTCCACGAGCCAGTCCATGCACGCGCCTGACTTCTTTGCGAATTGCCATAGCAGCGGCTCTTTCACGCGACCCGTGGCCCATTCGGTCAGCCGGCGCACGATGTGCGCGTAGTCGGCCTCCTCGAACCAGCCTTCTTCGACATACTGCTTCACGATCTTCGAGCCGTATGCGGTGATGTGTCCGCCGCGGCCGGAATACGTGTTGCACTTCTCGATGCAAAGCGTTTTCGCGCCTTCCTGCGCAGCGGCGACCGAGGCGATGGCGCCTGCGAATCCGCAGCCCACCACGAGCACGTCCACATCCTCGGTACCGGTGATCTGATCGGCGGGAATGTCGGCCGGGGGCGTCATGAACGACCACTCGACGGCAGCGTTCGCGCCCAACGGGTTGTTGGCGAGGCTCGCGGAATCGGCCGCGCCGCCAGCCGACGCCGTGCCCTCGGCCCCCTTGCTCTCGGCGGCTTGGGTGCCGCTGGGCGCGCAACCGGCGAGGCCGGCTCCTGCGGCACCCAAGCCGGCCAGGCCCGCTCCGATGAGGAACTGGCGGCGAGAAACTCCCGTTGAGGCGTGTGCGGCGCATTCGTTTTTCGACATGATTGAACTCCCTCTCTCCCTGATGCTCGCTGATCGACTACGGTGGACGCGGTCGATCTCCTGGCGCAGACCATACCGAAGCTGCGGCGCGCCCGGCTATCCCCTTTGCGCGGTAAATCGCCAGAAATCGAATCTACCCCCGGAAGGGGTAGGCGAACGATGTTGGCGCGGGCGTGCGCTGTGCTACCATGCAATCCACGGAAACAAGCAGCTCGGGGAGGGGCGATGGAGACCGTGCCAAACGAACAGGAAAGCCGCAGCCGGGATGTTCCGCCCAGCTGCGGCTTGACGGGATGGCAGGAGCGTCACGGCATGCTGCGCTCGTTTCGCCGCGAGATGCGTGTGCATCCACGGTTGTCGGTGGGTTTCGGCCTGTTTTGGACGTGGGTGTGGCTGGTGTTCCAGACGACGTTCTTCAATCCCCCGTTCCTTGCGGCGCTCGACTTCCCGCTGCCCGGATGGATCGTGCCGTTGTCGGCGTACGCCTGCACGTTCCTGGTGTTGGGACTGGCTTTCAAATGGAAGCGTGCCGTGCCGCAGGGGAGGTGGTACTGCATCGCCGTGCCTGCTTCCATGTCGGCGGGTGTGGCCACATGCGGCGTGCTCTCGTTCTCCCCGCTCACCGTGGCGCCGGTGAACGAAGCGGTCGTGTGCCTGGGAGGCTTGCTCATGGGGGCTGGCACGGCATGCTTGCACGTTGAATGGGGTCGTGCGTTCGGCGATTTGGGCCCGCGCATCACCATCTTGCACGGCGTGGTGGGAACGCTCGTCGCCGCCCTGATCACGGTTGTCATCACGCTGTTGCCGGCGTATGCGGTATGGGTCGTCGCGCTTC encodes:
- a CDS encoding N-6 DNA methylase, coding for MAIEMKRLEGVARIFDDRCAPVRGAQRLLRKGPYRLYVEAGFVPFDDYAFEGRFLLLGSVCNVEAPTGCLQVTEARGKFSATDLYHVIACDDDDDTVYLRHVLSRIPASAHADMSGQTVRLTENSLRHIPVPWPEADVRRAVARYLDECEARCRESAARCRRLFEKGVAVYREAAERSSRTMELRSACAMREGSLLPADKRSAQGALPAVSSQGVMARTDEEGVREPCIVVGQAGQYLVACMMAEGAYPLADTVALTTDASAPLTVDALVFALASLGIRPRLRVADRAVEALALPLESLGSLEISLIGEDERDERYAEMRAILSEVEEGERAVREARAAAATLVDDLLAGREEAIKRFAGPTTYEALEALVQDVRSDLAHAEGAAASLFDAAWEVLPVLFVRLVDDGEAWARVLAAEDALAQVDAELERFAAEDEGLSFLSDLALSASSLDASSQRRMIERVRDLRIDREGGTLLRWLALGNEPEPDAPCPASLSDLLARIALAFNPSAAQAYDPHLGAGDALAALRRLAPAARCGGQTARFSDALAAKLAARCEGWSFGDGALAVGSALTEDAHAGELADTVVSVLPPNQGEWTDHAPDPGDARWKFGVPPRNKSNLAWVQQAFAHRAPDGIAVLAASNAVLHESRGCEPQVRAAMIGSGCVRAVVSLPGGLFDDGRAPLSIIVLGDERATPFETLFVNALECGVPSGSTAARELSMGARDRVVSTVERWVATGSCAHVPGFARSVPMGEVAALGDLTPWSYV
- a CDS encoding FAD-dependent oxidoreductase is translated as MSKNECAAHASTGVSRRQFLIGAGLAGLGAAGAGLAGCAPSGTQAAESKGAEGTASAGGAADSASLANNPLGANAAVEWSFMTPPADIPADQITGTEDVDVLVVGCGFAGAIASVAAAQEGAKTLCIEKCNTYSGRGGHITAYGSKIVKQYVEEGWFEEADYAHIVRRLTEWATGRVKEPLLWQFAKKSGACMDWLVDLVAESGLQPTLWAGYYKGPDYTEEPITHFFYDDTTDFVYLDGVSKGLGMAVLIPAVIEQGEKLGVEYRYETPCARLLRDGNGPVTGAIVGAEGSYKQINAKSVIVATGDYLDDDEMRTRYQPFTWHADSRLYIPFGISTGDLHKQAMWIGGAMQPSEPHCATIHLESGAQSYNFLHVNKNGQRFMNEDVNTQSKSCVKSYQPEGKAFTIYDANSLESFAQSCNDGISGGISSDQQYRRFGVPFDMDVELKLRQAKIDQGLLFQADTLDELAEKAGIDAEGLKATVARYNELAAKGNDDDFGKRPEILWPIDTPPYFAGQLVSTLLAASGGLRQDTACHILDEENNPIEGLYVCGAAGGEYFSNDYPTICPGTNHGRCLTFGRIAGINAAGGDAEKEIADLEIVSAMMPEAERVNTVTASAK